A stretch of the Bacillus licheniformis DSM 13 = ATCC 14580 genome encodes the following:
- a CDS encoding RapH N-terminal domain-containing protein, protein MSVIPYDLVATKMNFWYTALKNNWTGKAEDTKKEVERELEQMEQNQDVIVYYNLLLFRHNLQLDYMYSKPGVNLNSRFDEFKKIRDQNNLEGMLDYYYHFFAGMYHFRQKELILALNFYRDAEKKLDSFDCDELEKAEFYFKASEVYYHMKQTIFSMNYASRAYNLFKKYDTYGERRVQSQFIIAGNWLDHMYPEKALHNLNKELKESETQGILHLMGSSHLNIGICYNKLEDVDKATYNFQRALNLYKEEKHSFLPKTLFNLAHVRAKQGKLSITDDLYYEGKELAEKNKNLDMLAKFDLIKGLYLSFDLDMVRESFKFFESKGKYADMEEYGLIAAELLEKKEKIRDAVEFYRITVNARRQIQRSAFLHVN, encoded by the coding sequence AAAATGAATTTTTGGTATACAGCCTTAAAAAACAATTGGACAGGCAAGGCTGAGGATACTAAGAAAGAAGTTGAACGAGAATTAGAACAAATGGAACAAAATCAGGATGTGATTGTCTATTACAACTTACTGCTCTTCCGGCATAATCTTCAACTTGATTATATGTATTCTAAACCCGGTGTAAATTTAAATAGTCGTTTTGATGAGTTCAAAAAGATTCGCGATCAGAATAATCTGGAAGGAATGTTGGATTATTATTATCATTTTTTCGCTGGAATGTATCATTTCAGACAAAAAGAATTAATCCTTGCGCTGAATTTTTATAGGGATGCCGAGAAAAAACTCGATTCTTTTGATTGTGATGAACTGGAAAAGGCTGAATTTTATTTCAAGGCATCTGAAGTGTATTACCATATGAAACAAACCATCTTTTCGATGAATTATGCAAGTCGTGCGTATAACTTATTCAAAAAGTATGATACTTACGGTGAGCGTCGAGTACAAAGTCAGTTTATTATTGCAGGTAACTGGCTAGATCATATGTATCCCGAAAAAGCTCTACATAATTTAAATAAAGAGCTTAAAGAGTCAGAGACACAAGGAATTCTTCATCTTATGGGTTCATCACATTTAAATATCGGAATATGCTACAATAAATTGGAAGATGTCGATAAAGCAACCTACAATTTTCAAAGAGCTCTGAACCTTTATAAAGAGGAGAAGCATAGTTTTTTGCCAAAAACATTATTCAACCTCGCACATGTCAGGGCAAAGCAAGGGAAGTTGTCAATAACTGATGACCTATACTATGAAGGCAAAGAGTTGGCTGAAAAGAACAAGAATTTAGATATGCTTGCAAAGTTTGATTTAATAAAAGGGCTTTATCTTTCATTTGATCTGGATATGGTTCGCGAATCGTTCAAGTTTTTCGAAAGTAAAGGCAAGTATGCAGACATGGAGGAATACGGTCTTATAGCGGCTGAACTATTAGAGAAAAAAGAAAAAATTCGAGATGCAGTGGAATTCTACCGGATAACAGTTAATGCGAGAAGACAAATTCAAAGGAGTGCTTTTCTACATGTAAACTAA